The sequence below is a genomic window from Rudanella lutea DSM 19387.
GCGACACCTGCCCGATCGACATCCCGTAACCGCGTAGTTTCTCGCTGTTTACGTTGATCTGAATCTCACGCTCGTTACCCCCGATAATATTCACCTGCCCCACCCCCGACACGTTGGAGAGTTGTGGCTTAATATTTTTATCGATCAGGTCGTAGAGCGCCGTTGGGGGCATATCGGCCGTTACACCCATCCGCAACACCGGAATTTCGTCGGTCGAAAACTTATTCAGAATCGGCCGGTCGGCACCGTCGGGCAGGAGGTTCAGAATCTGCTCCACCTTACGTTGGGCGTCCTGTTGGGCGAGTGTAGTACTCACCCCATTTTTCAACTGCACCACCACAATGGATGCCCCCTCTTGTGAAGTTGAGGTCATCCGGTCGAGGCCTTCGAGCGACGACAGGGCGTCTTCGATACGTTTGGTCACGTTGGTTTCGACCTCGTCGGCCGAGGCACCCCGGTACACCGTGGCCACGCTGATCACGTTGGCCTCAAACTTGGGCAACAAATTATATGACAACTGCTGGTAGGCCAGCGCACCGAACAAAATCAGTACGATAAAGACCGTGGTGACCAACAGCGGCCGTTTGACAGCTATTTCGGATACAGACATGATTTCGCTTTATTTCGTGATTTGCACGGTCTTACCGTCGCTCAGGTTCAATTGACCGGTTGTGACTACCTGATCACCGGCTGATAGTCCACCGATCACCTCGATTGAATCGCCAAACTCGCGGCCTACTTTGATTTTCCGTTGCCGGGCTACTCCGCCCTCAATCACGTACACGTACGGATTCTTGATGCTCTCGACCAGGGCGATACGCGGAATTTGCAGGGCTTTCTGGTTCGACTGCTGCGAGAAATCAACGTTGACAAACGTACCCGCTTTCAGGCCACCCGCGCTGCTGAGAGTAATCTCAACGGGGTAGTTGTGCTCTTCGGTGCCCTGCGGAGCGATATACGAAATCTGACCGCTGAACGTCCGACCCGGAAATACATCAGCCGAAATCCGTACCGACTGCCCTTTGCGGAGCCCGTACACGTCGCTTTCGTTGACCAGCACGTTCACCTTCAGCCGCGACACATCGAGTACCGTACCCAGCACCGTACCCGGCGAAATGTACTCGCCCGGCTCAATGTCCTTTTTCACCACCTGCCCGCTGATGGGGGCTTTCACGTTGGCGTCCTGAATCTGCTTCCGAATCTGCTCGGCCTGATTCAAGGCATTCTGGTAGTTGTACCGGGTTTCATTTACCTGAATTTCGGTAGTGGCGTTGCCCGCCAGCAGGGTGTTGTACCGGTCGACGTCTTTTTTCAGTTTGTCGATGGTGAGCTGGGTCGACTGGAGCGACAGTTCTTTCAGCTTGTTGTCGAGTTGCACGAGCATTTGCCCCTGCCGAATCTGGCTCCCCAGATTGAAGTTGACCGCTTCGACTTTACCGGCGGTTGTGGCTGTAATATTGGCCTCCCGAAACGGAATCAGGTTACCAGTTTTGATTAACTGCTGGCTCACCGTGCCCTCTTCGACCGAGGCCACCGTAACCGGAATAGCCACGTTGGTAGCTACGACGGGCGCTTTCTGCTCGTCGATTTTCTTTTTGTTGGAGGCCAGCCGGAAGCCGATCAAAGCGACGATAGCCAAGGCACTCATGATGACGATTAAAGGTGTCTTTTTCATGACATTCGGTTGTATTCCGGTTGATTAAAGCCCGCTGTAGAAAGTCAGGAGCGTACCCTGCGACTGTTCGAGGTCGAGCCGGGCCTGATAAAAATTAATGAGTGAATTGATGTAGTTCGACTGTGCCTGCCGGTAGCTATTGTCGGCATTGAGCAGGTCGGTCAGCGATTTGGTGCCCTGCCGGTATTGCAGGGTAGTTACGTTGTACACCTGCTGGGCCAGCTGCACGTTGCGGTCGTCGTTTTGCGCGCTCACCTGCGCCCGCTGCAATTGCGACTGAGCATTGTTGAACTGCAACTGAAACGAAGCCGTGTTGAGCCGCTGCCGTTCTTCCTGCGTCAGCACGGTCAGTTTGGACTGTTGCACCTGTGCATCGCGTTGTAGACCGTCGAAAATCGGGACGTTCAGCCGAAGGCCAATGCTCCCGAAGCCCGTCATGTTTTTAAACGCCCCACCGAAGTCGTTGGCAAACGCCAGGGTACCATAACTGGCCGTTGCGCTCAGCGTAGGCAGGTATCCCGCCCGGTTACGCTCCAACTGAATCCGCTGGAGGGCCAGGTTGGCTTCGCCCTGCTGGTAACTGGCCAGATTGCGAGGGTCAAAAACGGCGGGCTGCACCGTTGGCAGCTGACTCGCCACGAGCGAATCGGCCAGCGTAATGGTTTGCTCCTGCGTCATACCCATCTGAAACTTGAGCCGGTTCAGGGCCAGATTCAGGTCGTTTTCGGCCAGAGCCAACTGCGACCGGGTGTTGTTGTAATTCACCTCGGTATTGGTGTAGTCGATAGGCTGAATCACGCCATTATCGCGTTGCAGCTTCAGGATATTCAACACCTGCTGCGTGCGTTCGAGGTTGTCTTTCAGTAGCTTAATCTGCTGCTGCACCACAAACACCTGATAGTAATTGCTGGCAATGTTGTAGATGATCTCCTCGCGGGTCTGACGCGAATTAATGTCGGCCAGTTGTTGGTTAGGCTTGGCAGCTTTCAGGCCCAGCAGCAGTGACTTATCGTAGATGGCCTGCGACGCCTGTGCCACCAGGTTGGTCTGGTATTTCTGTCCAAAAGCCACCCGAACCGGCTCCGGCCCAAACACCCCGGCCGGGATGATGGAGGTTTGCAACTTAATGTTATTCGTAAACGTGCCAGCCCCGCTCACCTGTGGCAGGTATAAACCCAGAGCCTGCCGGGCCTGCTGGTTGGCCGTTTCAACCTGATACTGCGCAATGCGGGTCGTTCCGAAATTCTTCAGTCCATAGTCAATACAATCCTTTAGCCGGAAAGAGGTACCCGTTACGGCCGGTTGGGCTGTAGTCGGTTGGGGCGACTCTGATTGAGCCCATCCACTGAACGGTAGCAGCGCTAATAAGCTCAGTGCAATTTTTTGTTTCATAAGTCAAAAAACGTTGAGGTGTCTACTGTAGACATATCAACTATTTAGTGAAAAAATTTATTGGTCGAATAATGAAATGATTTTACGAAGGGTAGCCTGAAACGTGTCCAACTCCTCGGTGGTGAGTTGTTCGGTCAGGCGCTTGTTGATCTCACCGGCGGTCTCAATCGCTTTGTCGACGACCAGCTTACCGGCGGGCGTCAGTTGAATCAGGTTTTTCCGACGGTCGGCACTATCGGCTACAATCCGAAGGTAACCATCCCGCTCCAGCGTGCGTAGGGAGCGTTGCACACCTGATTTATCTTTTTGGAGTGCGTTGGCAATCTCCTGTTGTGAAAGCAAATCGGCATCGGCAAAGTAAATAATGAGCAGAATGGGTAGCTGCTCCATTTGCAAGGCAAAGCCCATACGGCTCAACTCCCGATTGGTTTGCCGAACAATCAGATGGCCGGCCTGACTGATCATGAAGATGGACAGGTGGCCCATTTTGCTCGCAAAATTCGCCTTCAATTCTTTATCTCGATCTAAAACCATGGTGCAAAAATAATATCAGTTGATATATTAACTAATTACTCAACTAAAAAATTCACAATTTGTTGCCATTTGGATGCGCTCGTCCCACCAATGGTTATCAGGCTGGATGAACGGTCGGAGAAGGCCGGTACTTCAATACTGCCAACAATGCATTTACTTTGCCGTTAAAGAGCAAGGGGCGTGACCTTTTTAAACGGAGTAACGTCTTTTTTACCAACATTCAATTTTTACCGATGCTGTATCCGCTTACGTTCGAGACGATTTTCAAGGACAAAATCTGGGGTGGTCAAAAAATTAAAACAATCCTCGGCAAAGACTTCACTACCGAGTCGGCGGGTGCCCTACCCAATTGTGGTGAAACCTGGGAGGTGTCGGGAGTTGCGGGCAATGTGTCGGTGGTGAAAGACGGGCAGTTGGCGGGTAAAAACCTGGCCGAACTGATTGGCGAGTATAAAGCCGATTTGGTGGGGCAGCACGTGTACGAGCAGTTTGGCGATACGTTTCCGCTGCTGGTGAAATTCATCGACGCCAACGACGACCTTTCGATTCAGGTTCACCCGAATGATCAGCTGGCTAAAGAACGGCACAATTCGTTCGGCAAAACCGAGATGTGGTATATTCTTCAGGCCGACGAAGGGGCTACGCTTAACTCCGGCTTCAACCGCACCGTGAGCCGCGACGAGTACCTCAAAGCCGTGGAGGAAAACACCCTGATGGATATTCTGAACATCGAACCCGCCAAACCGGGCGATGTATTTTTTCTACCAGCGGGCCGGGTACACTACATCGGCAAAGGGTTGTTGCTCGCCGAAATTCAGCAGACTTCCGACATCACGTACCGCATTTACGACTTCGACCGCACCGATGATAAAGGCCAAAAGCGCGAACTCCATACCGAGCAGGCCGTCGACGCAATTGACTACCAATTCCACGATACGTACAAAACAGAATACGAGAAAGCCCTGAACCACAGCGTAAATGCGGTTACCTGCCCGTATTTTGTGACCAACGTACTTCATTTTGACAGGGAAGTCCTGCACGATTTCAGCCATCTGGATTCATTCGTAATTCTGGTCTGCGTGGGCGGGGGCGTTACCATTCAGTCGGGGAGCGACCATGAGATAACGCTCAAAATGGGCCAATGCGCGCTCATTCCGGCATCGGTTAAGTCGGTAACACTCATCCCCGACGGGGAGATGACGCTACTCGAATCGTACGTTCCGGGCGTATAATAAGCTAAACAGGAGAAGAGCAGGTGGCCATGCTTTAGACAGCATGAACCGTACACTTGCTCTCTCTCTGTGTATCACGGCCTTAACCCTTATCCAGCGGGTAAGCGCCCAACGCCTGACCAGCCAACTCGAAACCTACGATCTCGCTACCGGGCAACGTAGCATCGTACACCGGGACACCGTCCGGTTCGAAGCCCCCAATTGGACCAACGATGGGCGGTTTCTGATTATCAATCAGGGAGGCAAACTATACCGGGTGATACTAAAAACAGGTCAGAAAGAAGTGATCAACACCGATTTTGCCACGGCCTGCAACAACGACCACGGGCTTACCCCCGACGGTAAAACCCTCATCATCAGCCACAACGACAAACGGGTAACCGCGGGCGCTAATTCGCGGGTGTTCACACTGCCAGCGTCGGGCGGAGTACCCCGGCTCATTACCGAGCAGGCTCCCTCCTATTGGCACGGAGTATCTCCCGATGGCAAAACCCTCGCGTACGTGGGCGAGCGAACCGGAGCCGATGGTAAACGCGACTACGACATTTATACCATGCCCATTACGGGCGGTACCACCGAAACCCGCCTGACTACCGCACCCGGCCTCGATGATGGGCCCGATTATTCGCCCGATGGCCGATACATCTATTTCAATTCAATCCGGTCGGGTCGGATGCAAATCTGGCGCATGAACGCCGACGGCAGCGCACCCACCCAACTCACCAACGACGGGTACGCCAACTGGTTTCCGCACCCTTCGCCCAATGGCCGGTACATCGTATTTATCAGCTATGTTGAGGATCAGGGTTCGGCTCACCCGGCCGACAAGGATGTGATGCTCCGGCTTATGGATTTGCAATCAGGAACCCTCCGCGAATTAGCCCGGTTTCGTGGTGGACAAGGAACCATCAACGTACCCAGTTGGTCGCCCGACAGCCGGAAATTCGCGTTTGTGAGTTATTAGAAGCAAGGAGAAGGAAAAAAGGAAAAGGGAGAAAGGGTGCATGATCGAAGCGATCCCTTTCTCCCTTTTCCTTTCGTCTCTTATTCCTTTTTATTGCACCGTTCTGAAAAACTCGAACGTACCCAAAGCATAGGTGCTGATGGCCGTTACGTCGGTATGGTTGGCACCTTCAATGGGAATTCTCGACACGGTAGCCCCGCGCTTCTGCATCGCATCGAAGGCATTCTGCGTATTGAAAAAGGGGACAAGTTGGTCGTTGGTGCCGTGGTAGAGCTGCACCGGTACCGAGGGCTTCCAGTCGAACACATCGTTGTCGGCCACAGCCCGCACAAAAGCAGCATCGGAACCGCTATTGACCGACTGCTTGAACGTATCCGTGAAAATCTGGCTCAGGCTGGCATTCAGGTTCACGTTTTGCCCCTGACTCACAATTTGACTTGCATACGGCTCCTTGAAATAATACGACATCGGGCGGTTTAGGCCGTAGATGCGGTCGTAGGTGAGCAGTACCCATATATACAGCGAGGTGTAATCATTACGGCTGGTAGTAGCCGTATTCACCACATACTTCATAAACGAAGTTTTGTCGTAGGCCCCCGCCCCCACGCTCGATGCTTTCAGGTTAAACTCCCCTTTCGCTTCTTCGTCGAGGTATTTGTGCAGCGACATGGTTGCGTACCCCCCCTCCGAATAGCCGGTTATGTAGAGCCGCTTGTCCCAGTTGGTTTTGTTCTGAGCCAGAAACTCCCGGCTGGCGCGCAGCATATCGGCCGAGGCCCGGGCCAAACCCGCCCGATGCTCATACGTGTGCGGCAGCGAGCGCGAGGCCCCGTAGCCAATGTAATCGGGCAGGGCCACAATGTAGCCCGACGAGCCAAACAGAGAGCCGAAGAGGTAGGTATCGCTGTTGGGGCCGTTGTACGAAGGCGCGTCGCTATCCGACCGAATGGTGCCGTGTTGCATACTTACCATGGCCAACGGTCCGCTCACCTTCGGAATAACCAGAGCCCCCGAGGCCTGAATCTCGGAGCCGTCGGTATTGCGGGTTTTGTAGGTGAGTTTATACACCGTAATCGAGTTTTTCAGATACTGACCCACCAACACCGGAGCCAGATTACCAAACAGAGCCGTGTAGCGGCTACCCAGCTGGGCCGTTGTGTATTCCCCAACCGCCGTAGCACTCACCAGTACCGATGGCTGGGGTTCGGGGGTTACTACCTCTTCGGTGGGCGCGGTGCGGCAACCACTGGGACCCAGTAAAACCAGTCCTGATAACAATGTCATCATCAGGACGCTCAAAAACGTCTTTGTTGTAAACAGCATGAAGGAAAATTGAGGGGGAAGAAAAGCCGTAATCGGCTATAAACATAACAATTCGGGCGGATAAATCGTTTCGGGCCGACCCTTAACCCCTTGTGGGTAAACCACGTAGAATCGATTCCACAATTATGAGGAAAGCCTATTCCCTTTCCAGCCGACTTTGGGGCAAAGCCTATTAGTCTTTAAAATAAATAGACAAAGTATATTCAATTGAATTACAGCATATTATACACCAAAAATAGCAACTACTTATTAACTAGGCACCCAACTGGTACAACTTTTGGCCCCTGTTTACCAAAACATCCCACAGGATTATGAACTGGAATAAAGGAGTATCCAAGAAACAGATGGCCACAGTAGCCATCGCATTCACGTTACTATCAGGCGATGTCCTGACAAGCTGTAAATCGGCTAAACGCAATACGAACAAGACCCAGCGGGGTGCCGCCATCGGTGCAGCGGGTGGTGCTGCAGTCGGCGGAATCATCGGGCGCCGGTCGGGCAATACCGTGATGGGGGCTATTCTGGGTGCCACCGTGGGTGGTGCCGCTGGGGCCGTGATTGGCCGACGCATGGACAAAGCTGCCGAAGAGATGCAACGCGACCTGCCCAACGCCAAGGTTGAGCGCGTCGGGGAGGGCATCAAAATTACGTTCGGGTCTGATATTCTGTTTGATGTGGGCAAATATGACCTGAAGCCCCAGACACGGAAGGACCTGGCTGATTTTGCGCAAACCCTTCAGAAGTATCAGGACACCGACATTCTGGTTGAAGGTCACGCCGACGCCACCGGTTCCGACGAGTTGAATTTGCGGCTATCGCGCCAACGGGCCGATGCCGTTGCTGACTACCTGAAGGCACAGGGCGTGAAAGCTGGCCGAATGGATGAAAAAGGCTACGGCGAATCGCAACCGGTAGCCGATAACGATACCGAAGCCGGTCGGCAGAAAAACCGCCGGGTCGACATCGCGGTGTTTGCGAACGACAAGATGAAGCGGGATGCCAAAAACGGCAACCTCGACTAACAATGTATAATGAACAATGTAAAATGCGCAGTTAAATAGCTGATTATCAGAAAATAACTCAATTATTCATTGCTCATTTTACATTGTTCACTATACATTCAACACGCACAGATTATGGCAACGGTAAAAAAAGGCGACCGAGTCGAATGGAAGTACGGTAAAGGAACGGGCGAAGGCACCGTTACCGAAGTGCATACGTCAGACGTAAGCAAAACCGTGCAGGGTAAGACGATTAAACGTAAGGGGTCGGCCGAAGAGCCCGCGCTGGTGATAACGCAGGACAAAAAAACCAGGGTCGTTAAATCGGCAAGTGAGGTTACGAAGAAGTGAACCGTTTGATAAGAAGAGATGGCCACAACAACCGACACGCAGGATCAGAAAGCCGTAAAAAAAGAGTTCGATGAGCTCGTAAATATGACGGCTACCCAGCTGAAAAAATGGCTCGGCCCCGACGAGTCAAAGTCGGTTGGTCAGAAACAAAACGGTGACACTGAATCAACTGGCCATAAATCAGGTGAGCGCATTGTGTCGTTACTGGGTAAGAAAGCTGCCGAGTACACCGATGACGATTACGCCCACATGCGGAAGGTGATCAGCTATATCAAACGGCATTCGGCACAGGAGCCAAAAGAAAGCCGGGAGAGTAACTGGGAATATTCGCTCAAAAACTGGGGGCACGATCCAAACAAAAGGTGACTTTTTCTGATTTAAGTAGATACGCGAATGCAATCGCCTTTGTCGATTTGCAAAGTAGATTACCAACAACTCAACATTATGAACGTTAAACAGACCCGGGGCGAAATCCTCGACGCACTAAACACGTTATTGACCCGCAGCCACGACGCTGAAGAAGGGTATCAGGAAGCTGCCGAAAACACGAAGGATTCTGAGCTGAAAAGTCTTTTTCTGGCTCAATCACGGCAGCGGGCCGAGTACGCTATGGAACTCGACCGGGAGATCCGGACACTGGGTGGCGAGCCCGACAAGAACACGAGTATTCTGTCGGATTTGCACCGGGCCTGGATCAACATCAAATCAGCTTTCGCAAGTGATAATGATAAAGCAACCGTGCAGGAATGTCAGCGGGGCGACAAAGAAGCGCTCGATGACTACAACAACGTGTTGCAGCAAACCGACTTGGCCGCCAGCACCCGAGAGTTGCTGTTGCGGCAAAAACAGAGCATCGAATCGGCCCACGCGTCGATGGCTCGACTGGCCTTGGTAGTGTAGTGAATGGTGGGATTGGAAAGCCTGCTTCCTCTGGAGGCAGGTTTTCTTGTTTATAGGGGTGTCAAGCGAATGCCTGGGTAGTCTTGGTTGTATACCCTGCCTGCTTACGAACCACAAAGGCGAAGCTATTGCCCGGCGTTGTAGTGGTTGTGAAGCCGAATACATCCCGAATTTTCGGACGACGGAAGCACGGAGGGGTTGAATACAATTTAGTCATTTCGATACGAAGGTTGGAACGGAAACGTGCTGTATAGACGATTTGTTTTGATGAGGTAACAAGCCGGGTGGTTAATTCTGAGCGAAATACGCCATGACCAGCAGGGTCAGCAGGGCGATCAGACGAAACCAGGACTCAGTAGCAAAGTTAGACGTGCGCATGGGGGTAAAAGCCTGTAGACTATTGACACTACAAAGTTGTGACATGTCTGTTAAAGCGCACTTAAACACTAGTTAAATCATAGTTAAAAGGGACAAAAAAAGAGCCTCCCCACCCGGTTTACGGGTGGGGAGGCTTAGTTCATAACGTTGAGTAAATCAGAAAGCGGGGGTTAGCCCTGCTTAATCAATCTTTAGCGACTCACGAGTCGAGTTAATACCTGACTCTGTTTGGTCGGCCAATTGGTCGACGGTGTCGTTATATTGGCTTTTAGCACGCTGCTTGTCGTACTCATTCTGAGCCTGCGACTTGTACTCGTTAAGTTGCTGCTTGGCCTTATCGGTGTATTCAGAAACCTGCGTTTTAGCCTGCTCGTAGCCCTGTTTCACCTGCTCAACGCCTTTGTTCCATTGATCTTTCAGATCGCCCGAACGTTTGTTGGCTTCTTCTTTGAGTTTGTCACGGGTTTCTTTACCGCTACGTGGGGCTGTCAGCAAGCCGATAGCTACTCCAGTCAATACACCTGTCAGAAAATCGCGTGTGCTACGCATGATCGTTGTTTGTTTTTAGGTTGATAATCGGTTAACGTTTTGCCCGGCGCTCAGCCCGGCCGAGGGCGTCTTTTGTGCGCGACGCTGAGGTCTCTACAAAATCATTGTATTGCCCCTTAATGGTCTCGATGCCCTCCTGCAGTTGATCCTGCAAGTCTTTAAAGAATGAATCTGCGTCGTTCGAAATACGCTTACGTGTTGCATTGCCCTTATCGGGGGCCATCAGCACGCCAAGCACTACGCCAGCCGCAAGTCCAATCAGAATTCCTGGTAATGCTTTCATGGTTCGTCGAGTCGGTTGTGTATCGTCTTCCGACATCCTACCTTTTAGAAAAAAGCGTACCAGACAAGTACCCCAGACATAATATACTCTTTATCAGAAAATTATAACTATACCGACAGATTGATGGGGACCAAACGTGGGAATGATTTTCTACACTTCTTCGACTTTATTCCTCATAATTTCCCGGCCGACTATTGCCCTTCAAATTACCGCTGAGTAGGTACACCATGCGTTCAGGCGACTTTTGAGGGGCAACCCCAACAGACGAACACATCTGTTAGTTATCTGGCCATGAACTTCGCCGAATCACTATTCCTGGGCTACGGCCTTTTTGTCGGTATTGCCTCGTTCCTCAACCTTATCCGGCTCGACTACTGGTGGATTCGGATGTGGGACTTCCCCCATTTTCAGCTCATGGTGCTGGCCGCAGTGGGGCTGGTAGCCTGGCTCATTTTTCAGAATGACTGGACATGGCCACAGTTGCTCGTACCGACGCTCCTGACGGCGGCTCTGGCGTACCAGGGCTGGCTCATTTACCCGTACACGTTTCTGCACCGGGTGCAGGTGCCGCGTCAGAAACGAAAATCGCCCGAAATCGAAGCCAACGGCATTCGGCTTCTGATCGCCAACGTGTTTATGGACAATACACAATGCCCCGATGTGTGCCGGCTCATCAGCAAACATAAGCCCGACATTGTGCTGATTCTGGAAGGCAACGAAACCTGGCGGCAGGCGTTGAGCGGTATTGAACCTGATTACCCCTACCGGCAGCTCATTCCGCTGGAGAATACGTACGGCATGTTGTTTTATTCGCGGTTGCCCATGCGCGCTACACAGGTTCGGTTTCAGATTCAGGACGACATCCCGTCGATCTACACCCAGCTTCAACTGCCGTCGGGCAAATGGATTCACTTTTACGGGGTACACCCGATGCCGCCCAGCCCAACCGAGCATTACCGCTCCACCGAGCGCGATGCCGAACTACTGCTGGTAGGCCGGGAAGCACGCAGCCTGAAGGGACCGATCATTGTGGCTGGCGACCTTAACGACGTAGCCTGGTCGCACACAACCCGGCTCTTTGGGCGGGTGAGTGGCCTGCTCGACCCGCGCATTGGGCGGGGCCTGTTCAGCACGTTTCATGCGAAGTACTTCTTTCTGCGGTGGCCCCTCGACCACGTGTTTGTGTCGCACCACTTTACGGTCAACAGTTTGCGCCGGATGCCCAACTGCGGCTCCGACCACTTCCCGATTCTGGTAGCGCTTACCTACGCCCCCGACCCACAACGTATAGACGAGGTACCTGAGCCTGAGGGCAACGATCTGGAAGAAGCTAAAGAGAAAATAACGGAGGCTTTGTCGGCCAACCAATCCGATACGGATGCTGGCAAACCGGTTTAAACAA
It includes:
- a CDS encoding YtxH domain-containing protein, with translation MRSTRDFLTGVLTGVAIGLLTAPRSGKETRDKLKEEANKRSGDLKDQWNKGVEQVKQGYEQAKTQVSEYTDKAKQQLNEYKSQAQNEYDKQRAKSQYNDTVDQLADQTESGINSTRESLKID
- a CDS encoding OmpA family protein, with protein sequence MNWNKGVSKKQMATVAIAFTLLSGDVLTSCKSAKRNTNKTQRGAAIGAAGGAAVGGIIGRRSGNTVMGAILGATVGGAAGAVIGRRMDKAAEEMQRDLPNAKVERVGEGIKITFGSDILFDVGKYDLKPQTRKDLADFAQTLQKYQDTDILVEGHADATGSDELNLRLSRQRADAVADYLKAQGVKAGRMDEKGYGESQPVADNDTEAGRQKNRRVDIAVFANDKMKRDAKNGNLD
- a CDS encoding TolC family protein, yielding MKQKIALSLLALLPFSGWAQSESPQPTTAQPAVTGTSFRLKDCIDYGLKNFGTTRIAQYQVETANQQARQALGLYLPQVSGAGTFTNNIKLQTSIIPAGVFGPEPVRVAFGQKYQTNLVAQASQAIYDKSLLLGLKAAKPNQQLADINSRQTREEIIYNIASNYYQVFVVQQQIKLLKDNLERTQQVLNILKLQRDNGVIQPIDYTNTEVNYNNTRSQLALAENDLNLALNRLKFQMGMTQEQTITLADSLVASQLPTVQPAVFDPRNLASYQQGEANLALQRIQLERNRAGYLPTLSATASYGTLAFANDFGGAFKNMTGFGSIGLRLNVPIFDGLQRDAQVQQSKLTVLTQEERQRLNTASFQLQFNNAQSQLQRAQVSAQNDDRNVQLAQQVYNVTTLQYRQGTKSLTDLLNADNSYRQAQSNYINSLINFYQARLDLEQSQGTLLTFYSGL
- a CDS encoding YtxH domain-containing protein produces the protein MKALPGILIGLAAGVVLGVLMAPDKGNATRKRISNDADSFFKDLQDQLQEGIETIKGQYNDFVETSASRTKDALGRAERRAKR
- a CDS encoding TolB family protein, which codes for MNRTLALSLCITALTLIQRVSAQRLTSQLETYDLATGQRSIVHRDTVRFEAPNWTNDGRFLIINQGGKLYRVILKTGQKEVINTDFATACNNDHGLTPDGKTLIISHNDKRVTAGANSRVFTLPASGGVPRLITEQAPSYWHGVSPDGKTLAYVGERTGADGKRDYDIYTMPITGGTTETRLTTAPGLDDGPDYSPDGRYIYFNSIRSGRMQIWRMNADGSAPTQLTNDGYANWFPHPSPNGRYIVFISYVEDQGSAHPADKDVMLRLMDLQSGTLRELARFRGGQGTINVPSWSPDSRKFAFVSY
- a CDS encoding efflux RND transporter periplasmic adaptor subunit, yielding MKKTPLIVIMSALAIVALIGFRLASNKKKIDEQKAPVVATNVAIPVTVASVEEGTVSQQLIKTGNLIPFREANITATTAGKVEAVNFNLGSQIRQGQMLVQLDNKLKELSLQSTQLTIDKLKKDVDRYNTLLAGNATTEIQVNETRYNYQNALNQAEQIRKQIQDANVKAPISGQVVKKDIEPGEYISPGTVLGTVLDVSRLKVNVLVNESDVYGLRKGQSVRISADVFPGRTFSGQISYIAPQGTEEHNYPVEITLSSAGGLKAGTFVNVDFSQQSNQKALQIPRIALVESIKNPYVYVIEGGVARQRKIKVGREFGDSIEVIGGLSAGDQVVTTGQLNLSDGKTVQITK
- a CDS encoding ferritin-like domain-containing protein: MNVKQTRGEILDALNTLLTRSHDAEEGYQEAAENTKDSELKSLFLAQSRQRAEYAMELDREIRTLGGEPDKNTSILSDLHRAWINIKSAFASDNDKATVQECQRGDKEALDDYNNVLQQTDLAASTRELLLRQKQSIESAHASMARLALVV
- a CDS encoding DUF2945 domain-containing protein, which encodes MATVKKGDRVEWKYGKGTGEGTVTEVHTSDVSKTVQGKTIKRKGSAEEPALVITQDKKTRVVKSASEVTKK
- a CDS encoding DUF3140 domain-containing protein, producing the protein MATTTDTQDQKAVKKEFDELVNMTATQLKKWLGPDESKSVGQKQNGDTESTGHKSGERIVSLLGKKAAEYTDDDYAHMRKVISYIKRHSAQEPKESRESNWEYSLKNWGHDPNKR
- a CDS encoding MarR family winged helix-turn-helix transcriptional regulator, whose translation is MVLDRDKELKANFASKMGHLSIFMISQAGHLIVRQTNRELSRMGFALQMEQLPILLIIYFADADLLSQQEIANALQKDKSGVQRSLRTLERDGYLRIVADSADRRKNLIQLTPAGKLVVDKAIETAGEINKRLTEQLTTEELDTFQATLRKIISLFDQ
- a CDS encoding type I phosphomannose isomerase catalytic subunit — protein: MLYPLTFETIFKDKIWGGQKIKTILGKDFTTESAGALPNCGETWEVSGVAGNVSVVKDGQLAGKNLAELIGEYKADLVGQHVYEQFGDTFPLLVKFIDANDDLSIQVHPNDQLAKERHNSFGKTEMWYILQADEGATLNSGFNRTVSRDEYLKAVEENTLMDILNIEPAKPGDVFFLPAGRVHYIGKGLLLAEIQQTSDITYRIYDFDRTDDKGQKRELHTEQAVDAIDYQFHDTYKTEYEKALNHSVNAVTCPYFVTNVLHFDREVLHDFSHLDSFVILVCVGGGVTIQSGSDHEITLKMGQCALIPASVKSVTLIPDGEMTLLESYVPGV
- a CDS encoding alpha/beta hydrolase family protein, whose protein sequence is MLFTTKTFLSVLMMTLLSGLVLLGPSGCRTAPTEEVVTPEPQPSVLVSATAVGEYTTAQLGSRYTALFGNLAPVLVGQYLKNSITVYKLTYKTRNTDGSEIQASGALVIPKVSGPLAMVSMQHGTIRSDSDAPSYNGPNSDTYLFGSLFGSSGYIVALPDYIGYGASRSLPHTYEHRAGLARASADMLRASREFLAQNKTNWDKRLYITGYSEGGYATMSLHKYLDEEAKGEFNLKASSVGAGAYDKTSFMKYVVNTATTSRNDYTSLYIWVLLTYDRIYGLNRPMSYYFKEPYASQIVSQGQNVNLNASLSQIFTDTFKQSVNSGSDAAFVRAVADNDVFDWKPSVPVQLYHGTNDQLVPFFNTQNAFDAMQKRGATVSRIPIEGANHTDVTAISTYALGTFEFFRTVQ
- a CDS encoding endonuclease/exonuclease/phosphatase family protein is translated as MNFAESLFLGYGLFVGIASFLNLIRLDYWWIRMWDFPHFQLMVLAAVGLVAWLIFQNDWTWPQLLVPTLLTAALAYQGWLIYPYTFLHRVQVPRQKRKSPEIEANGIRLLIANVFMDNTQCPDVCRLISKHKPDIVLILEGNETWRQALSGIEPDYPYRQLIPLENTYGMLFYSRLPMRATQVRFQIQDDIPSIYTQLQLPSGKWIHFYGVHPMPPSPTEHYRSTERDAELLLVGREARSLKGPIIVAGDLNDVAWSHTTRLFGRVSGLLDPRIGRGLFSTFHAKYFFLRWPLDHVFVSHHFTVNSLRRMPNCGSDHFPILVALTYAPDPQRIDEVPEPEGNDLEEAKEKITEALSANQSDTDAGKPV